Genomic segment of candidate division WOR-3 bacterium:
GACTCTGGGCTCTTGGTCGGCAATCTCACCTTGGATACCCACGCCCTTGTATTCCGGCTGACCGGTTACCGAGAAGAAGAACGCACTGTAGAGCTCAGCGCCAGACGTCCGTCCGCACAGGTGTCAGTCGAGCTGCGGCCGTTGACCGGCTTCCTCTCAGTCAGGTCTGAACCGGACTCGGCCACAGTCTTTCTCAACCAACAGGATGTTGGTGCAACGCCGTACCTGGCTGAGCTCACGCCTGCCCGGTACCAACTGATGGTCAGCCGAGTTGGGTTCTACGACTGGTACAACTACGTCGAAGTCCGCGGCCGCGACACGACCACACTCTTTCTCGCACTCGAGCCAATGCGCTCTAAGAAGGCCGGCTTGCTCGTCGCTGGCTGTGTCTCTTTGGCATTCAGTGGGGTATCAGCATTTCTCGGCGAGATGGAATACGCGCGATACACCGAAGCCACCACTCCAGGGGAGGCACAGAGATATAGAACATCAACCCAACGCTGGGACATGATCCGCAACATCACGGCCGGGCTCGGCGTTCTCGGTATCGGCACGTACATTCTGTTCTGATGAAACGCATTCTCGCTCTGCTTGCGCTTGAGTTTGCACTCGGACTTTTCTTCTGCCGTAGGTGGTCCAATCCCCTCGACCCCAAGAACAATCGACCGCCGCTCACGCCCTCAGCGCCATCGCCTGGGGACAGCGCTACGCGTCAGGACACAAATACGGTCCTCACGTGGGTTGGTGGCGACCCCGATTCTGGCGACATTGTTGCCTACGACGTCTACTTTGGCTCCACAAATCAACCTCCCCTGGCTCAGGCCGGCCTTGATACAAACGCCTGGCCCGTACGTGGGCTCAGTTTCGCCACAGTCTATTACTGGCGGGTCATAAGCCGAGACCTTACTGGTCACACTACGCCCGGACCGATCTGGAGCTTTACGACCCGTGCCGAGAACGACAGCAATCGGCCGCCATACACACCCTCGCAGCCTAGTCCACAAGACGGCGCAACCGGACAAGACACCGGTGTGGTGCTTACCTGGACCGGCGGAGACCCGGACTCCGGTGACGTTGTCCGCTACGATATCTACTTCGGCTCAAGTTCCCCGCCCATGCTTGCTCGTAGTGGGCATGGCTCTACTACTTACGACCCTGGAAACCTTGGTTTTCTCACCCGATACTACTGGCGGGTCGTGGCACGGGACAAAGCGGGCGACAGCGCAGTTGGCCCGGTCTGGAGTTTCACGACGAGAGCTGTGACCGACACCAATCGCCCGCCTCTTACGCCCTCGAACCCCACCCCTGAATCGGGCGCAACCAGCCAATCAATCCGGACCATACTTTCCTGGACTTGTTCCGACCCGGACTCAGGTGATACCGTTCGGTACGACGTTTACTTCGGCTCAACCAGCTCGCCGTCCCGGGTTAGCCAGAACCAAATTGGAACCACCTACACGCCCGGAACCCTGGCCTACGAGACCGACTACTACTGGCGGGTCGTTGCACGGGACAACCATGCTGCGGAAAAGGGCGGCCCGCTCTGGCGGTTCCGAACGATTTCGCGAATCGTGGTCACAAGTCCAGCCGCCGGCGAATTGTGGCTCCTTGGCTCGGCCCAGTCTATCGAATGGACCGGAGGAACGTGCCGGACCGGTGACCATGAACCGCGATTCAGCTCTTTGCTCCTGCCTGCCGCTTCCTATAGTCCGAACTTCGGCACTGACTCAACTGTCATTTACTACTCAATCGACAACGGCACAACCTGGATCAGACACGGCCGCGCAACCGAGCCTGGCCGGTACAACTGGGTCGTACCCGGGCCGGAAACAGACAGTGCCCGAATACAGGTCCGAGTTTTTACGGGGCGGGACACAACCATCGGCACCAGCGCCGTGTTCCGGATGCTCTCGCTGCCCACACCGATTACTATCACGGTGCCTTCTGAGACGACTCGATGGCGCGAGGGCTCGTCCCAAACCATCGAGTGGACTGGGGGGACGCGCCGGGCTGGCAACAACGAACCGCGATTCAGCTTCTTGCTCCTGCCTGCTGCTTCCTGCGCTCCGCCCCTCGGCACTGACTCAACTGTCATTTACTACTCAATCGACAATGGCGCAACTTGGACCAGACACGGCCGGGCAACCGAAACCGGCCACTACGACTGGACCGTGCCCGGCCCGGCAACCACGAACGCGAGAATAAAGGTCAGAGTCTTTCTGGCCAACTGGGAACAAATCGGGACTAGCCCGACATACACAGTGTATGATTCACTCGCGCCATCAGCGATAACCGTAACTGCACCAGTTCCTGGCGCACGGTGGCACATGCGGACCCTGCAGCTCGTCACCTGGACCGGTGGTACCGATGGCATGGACTCGACCGTTATCTACTATTCGAGTAACGGCGGTACAGAATGGCAGCGCCAGGGCCGCACATCCAGGCCGGCCGAATTCACCTGGCTTGTCCCTGCACCGGAAACCGACTCGGCCCGAATCCAGGTTCGCGCGTACTGTGGCCAGTCCCAGACTTCGGGCACGAGCGGCTTGTTCACGGTTGCACCAAGCTTCCCAGACTCGGTCGTCGCAACCGTCCCAACCGGACGGGCACCTGCCGCACTGTGCTGGAACTCAGCCACTGACCGGGTTTACGTATCGAA
This window contains:
- a CDS encoding PEGA domain-containing protein, producing MVAIVLVLLVFAQAAFAAKTCPNCGTSNRDDAKFCKNCGTAMPGPEPSKSSLPALKVETRVAPGLVQIISSPEGATVLVDGNRLGTTPITSRQLTAGKHELEITLPGYRSYHGSFFIPKPTGEILIHAAPAGVEVLLDDTPLGTVPDSGLLVGNLTLDTHALVFRLTGYREEERTVELSARRPSAQVSVELRPLTGFLSVRSEPDSATVFLNQQDVGATPYLAELTPARYQLMVSRVGFYDWYNYVEVRGRDTTTLFLALEPMRSKKAGLLVAGCVSLAFSGVSAFLGEMEYARYTEATTPGEAQRYRTSTQRWDMIRNITAGLGVLGIGTYILF